The window AGATACGCTATTGCTTTGGCTTCTTCGGTAGGCTCTACGTTCTTACGTTGTAGGTTTTCGATGATTTGAACTTCCAGCACTTCGTCGTTTTCATAAGTTCTGACGATACCGGGAATCGTTTTCTTGTTCGCCATTTTGCTTGCGCGAAACCGTCTTTCGCCCATAACGATGATAAAGTCCTTTCCAGATTTCCGAACCGTTATTGGTTGCAATACTTCTTTCTCCTTGATGCTATCTGAAAGCTGTTGTAGCTGTTTCTCATCAAAGGTCTTTCTCGGTTGCTTAGGGTCAGGCTTGACTTTGCCAATGGGAATGTTCTCGATTTGAAGTACTGGAACTTTTTTTCCGTTCACTTCTTTTTTCGCAGTAGTCGATGTTCTTCTACGCTTTCTTGTGGTACTCGCTTTTGTTGTCATAATACTCAAATTTTAGATTAAACAATATTTGAGCACTGAACCAAACGGAAGATAAAATCTTCGCTCAAAAGGAAACGGAATAAATGAGTAGGGCCAGAAGCAAAGGCTTTATGCCGTAGTCTTTTGATGGAAGTATTTTACGAGTTTAACTTGCGGGAATATTGTATGATAATAAACTCTAAATCGAAGAACAAGAGTAGAGAAAACCTAAATTCTATGAATTTATATTGATTGACATAGTGGTTAATATCAAATGGAAGTATATGATACAAAATCATAGTTTATCTTGAAAATAGGTCAAATGTTGTACCTATGTTGTACCCACGCCTTTTTTTGGTCATATTTTAAAATAAAAAAGCCGAAGAGAAATCTTCGGCTTTAAGTGCGGGTGAAGGGACTCGAACCCCCACACCTTGCGGCATCAGATCCTAAGTCTGACGTGTCTACCAATTCCACCACACCCGCATAAAGTGCAAATTAACACTTTTTATTTGGATAAATCCTAAGTCTAGCGTGTCTACCAATTTCACCACACCCGCGGTCATTTTGTGGGTGCAAATATAAATCAATTTTTCAATTTTCAAACCCTAAATGCATAAAAAGTTCTTTTTGTACATTTGAAAAAATTGAAAATTACTTCATGGACACAATTAAAGAGTATATCGATCAGCATAAAGATCGATTTATAAATGAACTTATTGACTTATTGAAAATCCCATCCGTAAGTGCTGACTCCGCTTTTTCACAGGATGTTTTAGACACAGCTCAAGCTGTAAAAAACGCTTTAGATAAAGCCGGATGTGATCATACAGAAATATGTGAGACACCGGGTTACCCTGTTGTATATGGTGAAAAAATAATTGATCCGGAGTTACCTACAGTATTGGTCTACGGTCATTACGATGTACAGCCTGCCGATCCGTATGACTTATGGAACTCTCCTCCGTTTGAACCTGTAATCAAAAAAACGGAAGCCCATCCGGAAGGAGCTATTTATGCACGTGGGGCTTGTGATGACAAAGGACAGATGTACATGCACGTAAAGGCATTGGAATACATGACCCAGACGGGCAACTTGCCGTGTAATGTAAAATTTATGATTGAAGGAGAAGAAGAAGTAGGTAGTGAGAACCTCGCCTGGTTTGTAGAACGAAATCAGGAAAAACTCAAGAATGACGTTATCCTTATTTCAGATACAGGAATGATCGCTAAAGACGTTCCTTCTATTACAACAGGTCTCAGAGGTTTGAGTTATGTTGAAGTTGAAGTTACAGGGCCTAACAGAGACCTGCACAGCGGTCTTTACGGAGGCGCTGTGGCAAACCCTATTAATGTGCTTACCAAAATGATTGCGTCTTTACACGATGAAAACAATCATATAACAGTTCCCGGGTTTTACGATAAGGTTGAAGAGCTTTCTGGTGAAGAACGCGCTCAGATGGCCAAGGCTCCATTCTCTCTTGAGAATTACAAAAAAGCTTTAGACATTAACGATATTTATGGTGAAGCGGGCTATACAACCAATGAACGCAATTCTATCAGACCTACCCTTGATGTAAACGGTATCTGGGGAGGCTATACCGGAGAAGGTGCTAAAACAGTTATTCCGAGCAAGGCTTACGCCAAGATTTCTATGCGTCTGGTTCCTAACCAGGACTGGGAAGAAATTACCAGGCTCTTTAAGTCGCATTTTGAAAGTATTGCTCCTGATGGGGTGACTGTAGAAGTTAAGCCACATCACGGTGGACAGGGATATGTAACTCCTATAGATAACGATGCTTACCAGGCTGCTTCTAAAGCCTATGAAACTACTTTTGGAAAAACACCAATCCCACAACGTAGCGGAGGTAGCATTCCTATCGTTTCCCTTTTCGAAAAAGAATTGAAAAGCAAGACCATTCTCATGGGATTCGGACTTGATTCGGATGCTATTCACTCTCCCAATGAGCATTTCGGAGTTTGGAATTATCTTAAGGGAATTGAGACTATTCCGTGGTTTTATCACTTTTTTGCTCAAAAAGAAAATTAACATCCCATAAATAGCATCAAGCTGACTAAATATCTGTTCTTTTATTTAGTCAGCTTTTTTATTCTATATACATTTGAAACTCATTTAAAAAAAGCGACCTATGTTTTCTAAAGATATATATGTTTCAAGAAGGCAACAACTAAAGGCAACTATCAAGAGTGGTATTTTACTATTTCCCGGAAATGGAAATGTAGGAATGAATTGCAAAGACAATTGGTTTCATTTTCGTCAGGACAGCAACTTTTTATATTATACCGGAATCAACCAACCGGATTTATATTTTTTAATCGATATTGACAACGACAGGGAGATTCTCTTTGGTAATGAACTGACTCCTGAAG of the Zhouia spongiae genome contains:
- a CDS encoding dipeptidase produces the protein MDTIKEYIDQHKDRFINELIDLLKIPSVSADSAFSQDVLDTAQAVKNALDKAGCDHTEICETPGYPVVYGEKIIDPELPTVLVYGHYDVQPADPYDLWNSPPFEPVIKKTEAHPEGAIYARGACDDKGQMYMHVKALEYMTQTGNLPCNVKFMIEGEEEVGSENLAWFVERNQEKLKNDVILISDTGMIAKDVPSITTGLRGLSYVEVEVTGPNRDLHSGLYGGAVANPINVLTKMIASLHDENNHITVPGFYDKVEELSGEERAQMAKAPFSLENYKKALDINDIYGEAGYTTNERNSIRPTLDVNGIWGGYTGEGAKTVIPSKAYAKISMRLVPNQDWEEITRLFKSHFESIAPDGVTVEVKPHHGGQGYVTPIDNDAYQAASKAYETTFGKTPIPQRSGGSIPIVSLFEKELKSKTILMGFGLDSDAIHSPNEHFGVWNYLKGIETIPWFYHFFAQKEN